A stretch of the Xiphophorus couchianus chromosome 15, X_couchianus-1.0, whole genome shotgun sequence genome encodes the following:
- the LOC114158903 gene encoding kinesin-like protein KIF13B isoform X1 — translation MDDNSLSDSNVKVAVRVRPMNRREKDLKTRCVVEMEGSQTFLHPAITNVNKGDPRNQPKAFAYDYCFWSMDESQQDKFAGQDVVFQCLGESLLNNAFMGYNACIFAYGQTGSGKSYTMMGSAEQPGLIPRLCSSLFGRTVQEAREGETFTVEVSYMEIYNEKVRDLLDPKGSRQALRVREHNVFGPYVDGLSRLAVASYKDIESLMSEGNKSRTVAATNMNEESSRSHAVFNIILTHTLMDLQSGTSGEKVSKLSLVDLAGSERAAKTGAAGERLKEGSNINKSLSTLGLVISALADHGAGKNKSKFVPYRDSVLTWLLKDSLGGNSRTAMVATVSPAADNYDETLSTLRYADRAKSIVNHAVVNEDPNARIIRELREEVDKLREQLTEAESMKAPELKERLEESEKLIQEMTVSWEEKLRKTEAIAQERQKQLESLGISLQSSGIRVVDDKCFLVNLNADPALNELLVYYLKDHTRVGSADSQDIQLCGMAIQAEHCVIDRTESSGVVLTPHRGARTCVNGAAVTSPVPLHHGDRILWGNNHYFRINLPRHRGRAAGEDEGGGAAMKKCLSADHLEVDTDALSDVSSELSFGYEFAQTEVMMKGMGTNDPLQSVLQTLERQHEEEKRCALERQRLMYEQELQQLRQRLTPERPSHFSDTSSLTVGATAAGTSSGPHKRMRRWSEDREAMMTRSLRRLREQIVRAKLLAQEASFIAEELNKRTEYLVTLQIPAANLDANRKRDAVLSEPAIQVRRKAKGKQIWALEKLENRLVDMRDLYQEWKGLDEDSPMMHYFKRTDPFFDEQENHSLIGVANVFLACLFHDVKLQYAVPIINQKGEVAGRLHVEVRRGTESSEDTEQNGELQERKLDCVVKILQATGLPRHLSNFVFCHYHFWGLEEPVFTAPEVGSSGSLSASKDPQCTVVFDSTKELSVPASEDLLEFLADGVVAIEVYGHKQVNHRRNLALWDLGVIQAKTRSLRERWSEVTRRLELWVQLMELNEAGDFTAVEVLPAKDVRTGGVFQLKQGQSHRVRVEVRPVPDSGTMPLIVASIVSVSLGDVKVRQISKNNPHPDGGEDMDSYHEVDLERMREQWLITLTERQECLDQQLQKIVTKPDKSEDDVERESQLLECRLTLTEERNAVLVPSAGSGIPGAPVERVPVPGMETHIPVLFLDLSADDFQSSLSAPLAGGLDALLSGEDEDDFFELQIVKNFEPEVKLEASWDSTVHECPQLSRAASPEQRVYLTLRAVVQLSHPAHMQLVLRKRICVNVTGKQGFAQSFLKRMSQRSTIPGCGVTFEIVSNIPGDIHGPEDREMLARLATSGEDETSADSEAAIEKYLRSVLAVENILNLDRLRQEVAVKEQLAVRGKAARRCLSSPNVNRLSASSLDLSSSTQRLTYFKGWESHQDLSMDPPPSRRSLAGAVSQNLNAESGFAASYLSPVKAVPKLLKSLLPAGREEREPAPGPQQVSRPESPMGRIDVFDLLSDSLPRIVVQSASVEEDMCKHQQPVPAEETPPADVQTAVPRSVPLPPPIIPNCDDFSSGSASDTSSGYVLSNMSSSRLSDVYTLSWDLPSLLADEGEEDDEAREEFSPEKLGLTKEPAASSTDQTQPESDLCEQETNPSLSIDSKSLEEAAASTETRSENQAEQNQVPTTDTTELEPSKSSENHTDSLGERHDEQEESQLTDPSEGSPTKHPDIVSINENNRDQLLVSKTQADENLVESIATQHQEQDQAASDGVQDPAPDVNQTPAAQPMEDSNPKDSPQQELPPEPSGTNSTLIQPSDTVKASPKPLSESSTKAATGAAQPSKSSSSAVNPFKIQKVKSSDLKSFQQIVGEEGGKPAHTGRGGSLGAGLNLSVPAESLESISDLEEGDEVASDVLPDWLKEGEFVSVGTNKSGTVRYVGPTDFAEGTWVGVELEVPAGKNDGSVGGKHYFHCNPGYGVLVRPDRITRGGAKRRRQQQKRRSANLSGSSPNLAALTALAKGETGSAGRSKGENRKSWNT, via the exons ATGGATGACAACAGCCTGAGTGACTCCAACGTAAAGGTCGCTGTGCGCGTGCGACCCATGAACAGGAGAG AAAAAGACCTGAAAACCAGATGTGTGGTGGAGATGGAGGGAAGCCAGACCTTCCTGCATCCAGCCATCACTAACGTAAACAAAGGAGACCCCAG GAACCAGCCTAAG GCGTTTGCCTATGACTACTGCTTCTGGTCCATGGACGAATCCCAACAGGACAAGTTTGCAG gTCAGGATGTGGTGTTCCAGTGCCTTGGGGAAAGCCTGCTGAACAACGCTTTCATGGGCTACAACGCCTGCATCTTTGCTTATGGACAGACAG GTTCTGGGAAGTCGTACACCATGATGGGCTCAGCGGAGCAGCCTGGTCTGATTCCTCGTCTCTGCAGCTCGCTCTTCGGCAGGACGGTGCAGGAGGCCCGAGAGGGAGAGACCTTCACCGTGGAGGTCTCCTACATGGAGATTTATAACGAGAAGGTCCGAGACCTGCTCGACCCCAAAGG GAGTCGCCAAGCGCTGAGAGTGAGGGAGCACAACGTTTTTGGTCCCTATGTTGACGGACTGTCCCGCCTGGCCGTGGCCAGCTACAAG GACATCGAGTCTCTGATGTCAGAGGGGAATAAATCTCGCACCGTGGCGGCCACAAATATGAACGAAGAGAGCAGCAGGTCCCACGCTGTGTTCAACATCAtccttacacacacactcatggaCCTGCAGTCTGGG ACGAGTGGAGAGAAGGTGAGCAAGCTCAGCCTGGTGGACCTCGCTGGAAGTGAGCGAGCAGCCAAAACTGGAGCAGCCGGCGAACGGCTGAAAGAAGGCAGCAACATCAACAA GTCTCTCAGCACTTTGGGTTTAGTTATCTCGGCCTTGGCTGATCACGGAGCCGGAAAGAACAAGAGCAAGTTTGTTCCCTACAGAGACTCTGTGCTCACCTGGCTGCTCAAG GACAGCCTCGGAGGGAACAGCCGGACCGCCATGGTGGCCACAGTCAGCCCGGCGGCGGACAACTACGACGAGACGCTGTCCACCTTGCGCTACGCCGACAGGGCCAAGAGCATCGTCAACCACGCTGTGGTGAACGAAGACCCCAACGCCAGGATCATCCGCGAGCTCCGAGAGGAAGTGGACAAGCTGAGGGAGCAGCTGACGGAGGCGGAG TCTATGAAGGCTCCAGAGCTGAAGGAGCGACTGGAAGAGTCCGAGAAGCTGATCCAAGAGATGACGGTCAGCTGGGAAGAGAAACTCCGCAAGACCGAAGCAATCGCACAG GAGCGTCAGAAGCAGTTGGAAAGCCTGGGTATCTCCCTTCAGTCGTCCGGCATCAGAGTGGTGGATGACAAGTGTTTCCTGGTCAACCTCAATGCTGACCCCGCCCTCAACGAGCTGCTGGTCTACTACCTCAAA GACCACACGCGCGTCGGCTCGGCCGACTCGCAGGATATCCAGCTGTGTGGCATGGCCATCCAGGCGGAGCATTGCGTCATCGACAGAACGGAGAGCAGCGGCGTGGTGCTGACTCCTCACCGCGGGGCCCG AACGTGTGTGAACGGCGCCGCAGTCACCAGTCCAGTGCCGCTGCATCACGGTGACAGAATCCTGTGGGGAAACAACCACTACTTCAG GATCAACCTGCCCAGACACAGAGGGCGAGCGGCGGGCGAGGACGAGGGCGGTGGAGCCGCCATGAAGAAGTGTCTGAGCGCCGACCACCTGGAGGTGGACACAGACGCGCTCAGTGACGTCTCCAGCGAGCTGAGCTTCGGATACGAGTTTGCTCAGACGGAGGTCATGATGAAGGGGATGGGCACAAACG ACCCCTTGCAGTCGGTGCTGCAGACCCTGGAGAGGCAGCACGAGGAGGAGAAGCGCTGCGCTCTGGAGCGCCAGAGGCTGATGTACGAGCAGGAGCTGCAACAGCTCCGCCAGCGGCTCACGCCGGAGAGACCCTCCCACTTCTCGGACACGTCGTCCCTCACGGTCGGCGCCACCGCCGCCGGGACGTCATCGGGACCTCACAAACGAATGCGGCGATGGAGCGAGGACAG AGAAGCGATGATGACCCGCAGCCTGCGGCGCCTCAGGGAGCAGATAGTTCGGGCCAAGCTGTTGGCTCAGGAGGCCAGCTTCATTGCTGAAGAGCTCAACAAGAGGACGGAGTACCTGGTGACTCTGCAGATCCCTGCCGCCAACCTGGACGCTAACAGGAAG CGGGACGCGGTGCTGAGCGAGCCGGCCATCCAGGTCCGCAGGAAGGCCAAAGGGAAGCAGATCTGGGctctggagaagctggagaACCGGCTGGTGGACATGAGGGACCTCTACCAGGAGTGGAAGGGACTCGACGAGGACAGTCCT ATGATGCACTACTTTAAGCGCACCGACCCGTTCTTTGACGAGCAGGAGAACCACAGTCTGATCGGGGTGGCCAACGTTTTTCTGGCCTGCTTGTTCCATGACGTCAAGCTGCAGTACGCAGTGCCCATCATCAACCAGAAAGGAGAG GTGGCTGGGCGTCTGCATGTGGAAGTGAGGCGAGGTACAGAGAGCTCTGAGGACACCGAGCAGAACGGGGAGCTTCAGGAGCGCAAACTGGACTGTGTG GTGAAAATCCTCCAGGCCACCGGCCTCCCTCGCCACCTGTCCAACTTCGTCTTTTGCCACTATCACTTCTGGGGGCTGGAGGAGCCGGTGTTCACCGCTCCAGAGGTGGGGTCATCCGGCTCGTTGTCCGCTTCCAAAGACCCGCAGTGCACCGTGGTTTTTGACAGCACCAAG GAGTTATCTGTTCCAGCATCCGAGGACTTGCTGGAGTTCCTGGCTGACGGCGTGGTAGCCATTGAGGTTTATGGCCACAAGCAGGTCAACCACCGCAGGAACCTGGCGCTGTGGGACCTGGGAGTGATTCAAGCCAAGACCAGATCCCTCAGAGAGAG GTGGAGCGAGGTGACCCGGCGGCTGGAGCTGTGGGTGCAGCTGATGGAGCTGAACGAGGCGGGAGACTTCACCGCCGTAGAGGTTCTTCCTGCCAAGGACGTCCGCACCGGCGGAGTCTTCCAGCTCAAACAG GGTCAGTCTCACCGGGTCCGGGTGGAGGTGCGGCCGGTGCCGGACTCGGGCACCATGCCTCTCATCGTGGCCTCCATCGTTTCTGTGTCACTCGGGGACGTCAAAGTTCGCCAGATCTCCAAGAACAACCCCCATCCG GACGGAGGCGAAGACATGGACAGCTATCAC GAGGTGGACCTGGAGAGGATGAGGGAGCAGTGGCTGATCACACTCACCGAGAGGCAGGAGTGCCTggaccagcagctgcagaagATCGTCACTAAACCAG ACAAGTCAGAGGACGACGTGGAGAGGGAGTCCCAGCTGCTGGAGTGCCGTCTGACCCTCACAGAGGAACGCAACGCTGTGCTGGTCCCATCAGCCGGCAGCGGCATCCCAGGAGCGCCGGTGGAGAG GGTTCCTGTCCCCGGGATGGAAACCCACATTCCCGTTCTGTTCCTGGACCTCAGCG CTGATGACTTCCAGTCCAGTCTGTCGGCCCCCCTTGCCGGGGGTCTCGACGCGCTGCTGAGCGGTGAAGACGAGGACGACTTCTTTGAACTTCAAATTGTTAAAAACTTCGAACCGGAG GTGAAGCTGGAGGCGTCCTGGGACTCCACCGTCCACGAGTGTCCCCAGCTCAGCCGAGCGGCGTCCCCGGAGCAGAGGGTCTACCTGACGCTGCGCGCCGTGGTGCAGCTGAGCCACCCGGCCCACATGCAGCTGGTCCTCAGGAAGCGCATATGCGTCAACGTCACGGGGAAGCAG GGCTTCGCTCAAAGCTTCCTGAAGAGAATGTCTCAGCGCAGCACCATTCCTGGCTGCGGAGTCACCTTCGAAATAGTCTCCAATATCCCAGGA GACATCCACGGTCCGGAGGACAGGGAGATGCTGGCCCGGCTGGCCACCAGCGGCGAGGACGAGACGTCCGCCGACAGCGAGGCGGCCATAGAGAAGTACCTGCGCAGCGTTCTGGCCGTGGAGAACATCCTGAATCTGGATCGCCTCAGACAG GAGGTCGCTGTGAAGGAACAGCTGGCGGTCAGAGGGAAAGCCGCCAGACGCTGCCTGAGCTCGCCAAACGTAAACCGG CTGTCCGCCAGCAGTCTGGACCTCTCCTCCTCCACTCAGAGGCTCACTTACTTCAAG GGCTGGGAGAGCCACCAGGACCTCTCAATGGACCCCCCTCCGTCCAGACGCTCTCTGGCTGGCGCTGTGTCCCAGAACCTGAATGCAGAGTCGG GCTTCGCTGCGTCTTATCTCTCTCCAGTGAAGGCCGTCCCCAAGCTGCTGAAGTCCCTGCTGCCTGCGGGGAGGGAGGAGCGGGAGCCGGCGCCCGGCCCGCAGCAG GTTTCTCGTCCCGAGTCGCCGATGGGCAGGATAGACGTTTTTGACCTGCTGTCTGAC AGTCTTCCACGCATCGTGGTTCAGTCGGCCAGCGTCGAAGAGGACATGTGCAAACATCAACAGCCG gTTCCCGCTGAGGAAACGCCTCCCGCTGATGTCCAAACGGCGGTCCCCAGATCAGTCCCCCTCCCACCTCCAATCATCCCAAATTGCGACGACTTCAGCTCTGGCTCAGCTAGCGACACGTCCAGCGGGTACGTGTTGTCCAACATGTCCTCCTCGAGGCTTTCAGACGTCTACACGCTGAGCTGGGACCTGCCCAGTTTGTTAGCAGACGAAGGGGAGGAAGATGACGAGGCGAGGGAGGAGTTCTCGCCTGAAAAGCTGGGTTTAACCAAAGAGCCGGCCGCCTCGAGTACTGACCAAACTCAGCCAGAGTCAGATCTCTGTGAACAAGAGACAAATCCATCTCTGTCCATTGATTCAAAGAGTCTGGAAGAAGCTGCTGCAAGTACAGAAACACGATCAGAAAACCAGGCTGAACAAAACCAAGTTCCGACTACTGACACTACTGAACTAGAGCCATCAAAAAGTTCAGAGAATCACACTGATTCGCTGGGAGAACGACACGACGAACAGGAAGAATCACAGCTAACGGATCCTTCTGAAGGTTCTCCAACAAAACATCCAGACATCGTTTCTATAAATGAGAATAACCGCGATCAGTTACTCGTGAGTAAAACGCAAGCAGATGAAAATCTGGTAGAATCGATCGCTACACAGCACCAGGAACAAGACCAGGCAGCTTCTGACGGTGTTCAAGATCCAGCTCCAGATGTAAACCAGACTCCTGCTGCTCAGCCTATGGAAGACTCTAACCCTAAAGATTCACCCCAACAAGAATTACCGCCTGAACCCTCCGGTACAAACAGCACCCTCATCCAACCCTCAGACACAGTTAAGGCCAGTCCAAAACCACTTTCTGAGTCTTCCACCAAAGCTGCTACCGGTGCCGCCCAACCCTCCAAGTCCAGTTCGTCGGCAGTCAACCCCTTCAAGATTCAGAAAGTCAAGTCTTCAGACCTCAAGTCTTTCCAGCAGATTGTGGGTGAAGAAGGCGGTAAACCGGCACATACGGGGCGGGGAGGCAGCCTAGGGGCAGGACTCAACCTCTCAGTGCCGGCAGAGAGCCTGGAAAGCATCTCGGACTTAGAGGAGGGAGACGAAGTCGCTTCAGACGTTCTTCCTGACTGGTTGAAGGAAGGGGAGTTTGTGTCTGTGGGGACCAATAAGAGTGGGACGGTGCGGTACGTTGGGCCCACGGATTTTGCCGAAGGGACCTGGGTCGGAGTTGAACTGGAGGTCCCGGCAG GAAAGAACGACGGCTCTGTAGGCGGGAAGCACTACTTCCACTGTAACCCGGGCTACGGAGTGCTTGTGAGGCCTGACAGGATTACCCGGGGGGGTGCCAAACGCCGGCGCCAGCAGCAAAAGCGTCGTAGTGCCAACCTGTCCGGGTCCAGTCCAAACTTGGCAGCTCTCACCGCCCTGGCGAAAGGTGAGACGGGATCGGCCGGCCGCAGCAAAGGGGAGAACCGTAAATCGTGGAACACTTGA